One Cervus canadensis isolate Bull #8, Minnesota chromosome 1, ASM1932006v1, whole genome shotgun sequence genomic window carries:
- the CBX2 gene encoding chromobox protein homolog 2, translating to MEELSSVGEQVFAAECILSKRLRKGKLEYLVKWRGWSSKHNSWEPEENILDPRLLLAFQKKEHEKEVQNRKRGKRPRGRPRKHTVMSSCSRHSKLKESDAPSKSKSSSSSSSSTSSSSSSEEEEDSDLDAKRGPRGRETHPVPQKKAQILVAKPELKDPIRKKRGRKPLPPEQKAARRPVSLAKVLKTARKDLGAPAGKLPPPLSAPVAGLAALKAHAKEACSGPSAMATPENLASLMKGMAGSPSRGGISWQSSIVHYMNRMSQSQAQAAGRLALRAPATGKCSLGLDLKMRTQKGELGISPPGSKVPKAPSGAVEQKTGSTGGPPHIHSGSKVLAGCLGPQPAPTQELSLQVLDLQSVKNGTPAGSMVARHAPATKGIPATNPATGKGAGGGPTAGSGTGLPTDTSKGEKLASRAAAVPTPGGKRDCGKGSTAPVQEGHPTSGEARKTAALSEMSTGEENSSSDSDPDSASLPSAGQNLSVSVQTSQDWKPTRSLIEHVFVTDVTANLITVTVKESPTSVGFFNLRHY from the exons ATGGAGGAGCTGAGCAGCGTGGGCGAGCAGGTCTTCGCCGCCGAGTGCATCTTGAGCAAGCGGCTCCGCAAG GGCAAGCTGGAGTACCTGGTCAAGTGGCGCGGCTGGTCCTCCAA ACACAACAGCTGGGAGCCAGAGGAAAATATCCTGGACCCGAGGCTGCTCTTGGCCTTCCAGAAGAA GGAACACGAGAAGGAGGTGCAGAACCGGAAGAGAGGCAAGCGGCCGAGGGGCAGGCCAAGGAAGCACACTGTGATGTCCTCCTGCAGCCGACACTCCAAGCTCAAG GAATCTGACGCCCCTTCCAAATCTAAATCCAGcagctcttcctcttcctccacgtcctcctcttcctcctcagaggaagaggaggacagCGACCTAGACGCCAAGAGGGGCCCACGGGGCCGCGAGACTCACCCAGTGCCTCAGAAGAAGGCCCAGATCCTGGTAGCCAAGCCTGAACTGAAAGACCCCATCCGGAAGAAGCGGGGCCGGAAGCCCCTGCCCCCGGAGCAGAAGGCGGCCCGGAGGCCTGTGAGCCTGGCCAAGGTGCTAAAGACGGCCCGGAAGGACCTGGGGGCACCCGCGGGCAAGCTGCCCCCTCCACTCAGCGCCCCCGTGGCTGGCCTGGCGGCCCTGAAGGCCCATGCCAAGGAGGCTTGCAGTGGTCCCAGTGCCATGGCCACCCCAGAGAACTTGGCCAGCCTGATGAAGGGCATGGCCGGCAGCCCCAGCCGTGGGGGCATTAGCTGGCAGAGCTCCATCGTGCACTACATGAACCGGATGAGCCAGAGCCAGGCCCAGGCTGCCGGCAGACTGGCCCTCAGGGCCCCAGCGACCGGCAAGTGCAGCCTCGGGCTGGACCTCAAGATGAGGACGCAGAAAGGGGAGCTGGGGATAAGCCCCCCAGGAAGCAAAGTCCCAAAGGCCCCGAGTGGAGCTGTGGAGCAGAAAACGGGGAGCACAGGAGGACCCCCGCACATCCACAGTGGCAGCAAGGTCCTTGCTGGGTGCCTGGGCCCCCAGCCTGCACCCACCCAGGAGCTAAGTCTCCAGGTCTTGGACTTACAGAGTGTCAAGAATGGCACACCAGCGGGGAGCATGGTTGCCCGCCACGCCCCAGCCACCAAGGGCATTCCTGCCACCAACCCAGCCACTGGGAAGGGTGCCGGGGGCGGCCCCACTGCAGGAAGTGGGACTGGCCTGCCCACCGACACCAGCAAGGGTGAGAAGCTGGCCTCCAGGGCGGCCGCTGTGCCCACCCCTGGAGGCAAGAGGGACTGTGGGAAGGGCAGCACGGCCCCCGTGCAGGAGGGCCACCCGACGTCAGGAGAAGCGCGGAAGACAGCCGCGCTTTCTGAGATGAGTACCGGTGAGGAGAACAGCAGCTCCGACTCGGACCCTGACTCGGCCTCCCTGCCCAGCGCCGGGCAGAACCTCTCCGTGTCTGTCCAGACCAGCCAGGACTGGAAACCCACCCGCAGCCTCATCGAGCACGTCTTCGTCACTGACGTCACCGCCAACCTCATCACCGTCACAGTGAAGGAGTCTCCCACCAGCGTGGGCTTCTTCAACCTGAGACATTACTGA
- the CBX8 gene encoding chromobox protein homolog 8, translating into MELSAVGERVFAAEALLKRRIRKGRMEYLVKWKGWSQKYSTWEPEENILDARLLAAFEEREREMELYGPKKRGPKPKTFLLKAQAKAKAKTYEFRSDSARGIRIPYPGRSPQELASTSRSREGLRNMGLSPPGSSSSTSSTCRVEPPRDRERDRDRERERERERERERGTSRADDKPSSPGDSSKKRGPKPRKELLDPSQRPLGEPSDGLGDYLKGRKLDDTASGAGKFPAGHSVIQLARRQDSDLAQCGVASPSPTEATGKLAVDTFPARVIKHRAAFLEAKGQGTLDPGGPRVRHGSGTPGSVGGLYRDMGAQGGRPSLIARIPVARILGDPEEESWSPSLTNLEKVVVTDVTSNFLTVTIKESNTDQGFFKEKR; encoded by the exons ATGGAGCTTTCAGCGGTGGGGGAGCGGGTGTTCGCGGCCGAAGCCCTCCTGAAGCGGCGCATCCGGAAA GGACGCATGGAATACCTCGTGAAATGGAAGGGCTGGTCGCAGAA gtacAGCACATGGGAACCTGAAGAAAACATCCTGGATGCTCGCCTGCTCGCAGCCTTTGAGGAAAG GGAGCGAGAGATGGAGCTGTATGGCCCCAAAAAAAGAGGACCCAAACCCAAAACCTTCCTGCTCAAG GCCCAGGCCAAGGCAAAGGCCAAAACATACGAGTTCCGAAGTGACTCGGCCAGAGGCATTCGGATCCCCTACCCAGGCCGCTCACCCCAAGAACTGGCCTCTACTTCCCGGTCCCGTGAGGGCCTTCGGAACATGGGTCTTTCCCCACcgggaagcagcagcagcaccagcagcaccTGCCGAGTGGAGCCCCCTCGGGACCGCGAGCGCGACCGGGAtcgagagagggagagggaacgAGAGCGGGAGCGTGAACGGGGCACCAGCCGTGCAGATGACAAACCCAGCTCGCCAGGTGACAGCTCCAAGAAGCGAGGTCCAAAGCCCCGGAAAGAGCTCCTAGACCCCTCACAAAGGCCCTTGGGAGAACCCAGTGATGGCCTCGGAGATTACCTCAAGGGCAGGAAGCTGGACGATACTGCTTCCGGGGCAGGAAAGTTCCCAGCTGGCCACAGCGTGATCCAGCTGGCTCGAAGGCAGGACTCGGACCTGGCCCAGTGTGGTGTGGCCAGCCCTAGCCCCACTGAGGCCACAGGCAAGCTGGCTGTGGACACCTTTCCAGCCAGGGTCATAAAGCACAGGGCTGCCTTCCTGGAGGCCAAAGGCCAGGGCACCCTGGACCCTGGTGGCCCCCGGGTCAGGCATGGCTCAGGCACCCCTGGCTCTGTGGGGGGCTTGTATCGGGACATGGGGGCGCAAGGGGGAAGGCCCTCCCTCATCGCCAGAATCCCAGTGGCCAGAATCCTGGGGGACCCAGAGGAAGAATCCTGGAGCCCTTCTCTGACCAACTTGGAGAAGGTGGTAGTCACCGATGTGACCTCAAACTTTTTGACCGTCACCATTAAGGAAAGTAACACGGACCAAgggttttttaaagagaaaagatga